Part of the Catalinimonas alkaloidigena genome is shown below.
ACAAGATCTTTGTCTAAATCAGTTTTTCTCTTGTAAGGATCTAGCTTATCAACAGCTTTAGAAATGGCAAGTGATTCAATGGACAGTACTACCGTTACTAAAAATACCGTAAGCCAGAAAACAGGTTCATCTATTCTTGAGAAATCCGGTAATAATAAGTTCTCAGTTAATTGTTCCGGCAATTGTACGAGAAAACGGTCATCAAGCATCCACTGATTAATATTGATATTTTCAGTGACGTATTTGAAGAAATAATAAAGAGGTATGGCCACAAAAAGCACCCAAACTGGTGCGGGGAGGTATTTTACATAACGATTTCTGATGTCAGAATAAAAAACCAGGATCAAAATACATGCTACAGAGATAAAAAGGATGAACGGATTGAGATGAATGATATTCTCAGGAATACTCATAAATATCTCTATGGTAGAATTGGTATCTGATTCTACCCCTAGGACAGTGTGAATCTGGGTGCCTAATATGATAATACCAATAGCGGCCAACATACCATGAATCGCACCCGATGGCGCTAAATTAGCGAGTTTTCCCAACTTAAAAAACCCCATGATAATCTGTATGCCTCCTGCAATTACAAAGGCACCCATAGCGTAAGGATACCCACTTTCTCCCGGAAGGCTTAAGTTTTCAGCGGCAACCAGTGCCACTACAATTAAGGCATTTGCTGGCCCATTGATACCTACGTGGCTACCTCTGATAAATGTTGTTACGATTCCCCCTACTACTACTGAGATCAGACCTGACATAGGTGGAGCACCGGCAGCGACGGCTATACCTAGTCCAAGGGGCAGGGCAACAAGCGCTACACTGACAGCTGCTACTAGATCATTTTTCCAGAAATGTACGAGTCCTTTCCACCCTTTGGGTGGTGCTTCATCAAGGTTAATAGTTGTCATTCGTATTGTTTAAGTGAGGCGCTTAAAATATAGAAAAATTGATGTAAGTCAAAACCAGTACAGTTTACTTAAGCGCCCTTAAACCCTACATTTTCACTTGACTTATAAAAACTATACATAAAAAAAATTGAGATTAAAAGTAGCATTATCGCTCCTGTAGTTGCTAAAATCAAGCTGTCTTCTGTTTGACTTTCATTCTTCCCGATGGCAAAATAAGCCCATGCAAACACCAATGAAATACTTGCGTTTCTACTCCATTTACTAATTAGTATAGCCAGTATAAAACCTAATGCGAGCGTAATCCAAAGCCACATCTGCTCATCTATGCTCCCGATGCTGACTACAGCATATTTTATTACTACTGTAGTATTGACAATGGTAGCCACAGCTATCCATCCCAGAAACAGCCCAAAAGGTATTTTTAACCAGATGCGCCAGCTTCCAGAGATAGTTTTATCTTTTACCAGGATACTGCTAATTCTAATGAGGGAGAACAAGATCAAAAACATAATAATCAGGCTGAGTAGCAATAACTCATACTGAAATGCAGGCAGCCATAAACTAGTGGTTATAAAACTGGCAATGAGCCACTTAGCCATATGATTAAATACCTTAAGTTCAACAGGAGCCCACATAGCCTGGTAAAAAACATATATCCCCAATGCCAGAAAAATTACCCCCCAGATGGAAAAAGCATAAGCAGCAGGAGTGATGAGCGTGCTGTACTTCGCTGATACTTCTCCATTAGTCTGACCGTTAAATGGATTTACCTGAGCGATATAATTTGTGATGATGGTAAGTAAGAAAAAAAGGATCACTAACCATCTGATTTTGCTAACTTTGCTTAATTGATTCATATATGGGATACCTTCAATGGAATTCTTCTTTTCTTATTTTTGAAGCTGACATTATTTTATTCATTTTAAATAACAACAACCAACTGTAACATGCTAAAAAAACTTAACCTAATTGTCATACTGGCCTTTCCACTACTAGTTTATGCCCAGCCTCAGCAGGAAATGGTTCAGCTAATTATTTCACCTGATCATGATGACTGGGTGTATAAAATTGGTGAAAATGCAGACTTTCACATACAGGTGCTTCGGAATGGTAATCCCATAGAAGATGTGGAGCTCACCTACGAAATTATGCCTGAACTCATGCCGGTCAGAGTAAAAGAAACCATCACTTTAAAGAAAGGCCAGACCAAACTTAAAGGAGGCACATTGGAAGAAGCAGGTTTTTTGCGTTGCCAAGCTAGTGTAGAGATTGACGGAAAAACATATGAGGGTAAAGCAAGCGCAGCATTTGAACCGTTGAACATTCAACCTACCGTAAAAGAACCCGATGATTTTTGGGAGTTCTGGCAATCTGCTTTGGAAGAATCTTCTCAAATTCCTTTAGAACCAGTTATTAGCCTGATGCCTGAGCGCTGTACTGATAAAGTAAATGTATACCATGTTAGCTTTAACAACTACAATCAGAGAGGCAAAATTTACGGCATACTTTGCGTTCCAAAAGAAGAGGGCAAATATCCCGCTATCCTGAATGTACCGGGGGCAGGTGTAAGACCTTATCAGGGAGATATCGCGATGGCGGAGCAAGGTGTAATTACGTTTCAGATTGGTATTCATGGTATCCCTGTGAACCTTGATCGTGAAGTATATGATAATCTCCGCTACGGAGCACTCAATGGCTATTGGACCGCAAACCTGGACGATAAAGATGATTACTACTACAAAAGAGTTTATCTGGGCTGCGTACGTGCAATTGACCTCATTGAAACTTTAGATAAATATAACGGCAAACTAGCATTGGAAGGTGGAAGCCAGGGGGGCGCCTTGTCTGTGATTACAACAGCGCTGGATGACCGGGTGCAGTTTTATGTATCCTACTATCCTGCGCTTAGTGATATGTCCGGTTACCTGCATGGAAGAGCCGGAGGCTGGCCACATATGTTTGCTGAATTCAAAGAAAACCCATCTGAAGCGGATCCTAAAGAAGTAGAAACCGCCAGCTACTATGATGTAGTGAACTTTGCCCGGCATATTAAAGTACCCGGCTACTTCTCATTTGGCTACAATGATCACGTTTGTCCTCCTACCACTACATATTCAGTATACAATGTGGTAGATGCCCCAAAAAAATTACTGGTGGCACAGGAAACTGCGCACTGGAGGTTTCCAGAACAGACAAAAAAAACAGACCAATGGTTGCTGGAACAATTAGATGTGAAAAAGACCGCACTTAAATAATATAGTTTTAGATTTACCTGAGAAGTTTTCGTCACATTTATTTATGTCACGATAGCTTCTCTTATTTTTTGTATTCTTAAGTTTCCATTCCTTCCCTTTTTTTTTAAATTATAAGTACTCCCGCTAAAGAGGGTTTAGCAACGTTATCTTTCCTATTTGTTTATCACTAATCCCTTCTTCACTATGAAAGTGTACGACAACCAACACATCAAAAATGTAGTCCTGTTGGGTAGTCCGAAGTCCGGCAAGACCACCCTGGCTGAAACCATGTTGTTTGAGGCCGGACTCCTCAACCGCAGAGGCTCGGTAGAAAACCATAACACCGTGTCTGATTTTCATGAGATTGAACATCAAAGAGAAAATTCCATCTATGCCACACCCCTGCATACAGAATGGCGAGGCTATAAAATCAATATCATTGACACTCCCGGTCTGGATGATTTCATTGGAGAAATTGTCTCTTCAGTGAGGGTTGCTGACACCTGTGTTTTGACGATCAACGCACAACACGGCGTAGAGGTAGGCACTGAGATCATCTGGAATTACATAGAACAGTTTCAAAAACCTACCATTATCGCCATCAATCACCTGGACCACAATAAAGCTGACTTTGACGGAGCCCTGGATTCTTTGAAAAACAGCTATGGTGACGCAGTGGCGCTCATGCAGTACCCCTACAACCCGGGAGACGGCTTCAACGCCATCGTTGACCTGTTAAAAATGACAATGTACAAGTTTCCTCCTGATGGCGGTAAGCCGGAAAAGCTTCCAATTCCTGCCTCAGAAAAAGAGAAAGCGACTCAGCTACACAATGAATTGGTAGAAAAAGCAGCGATCAACGATGAAAAGTTAATGGAGCTTTACTTTGAAAAAGGAAATCTGGATGAGGATGAGTTAAGACAAGGTTTGAGAGTAGGCATGTTAAAACATGATATCTTTCCAGTGTTCTGCATATCAGCGAAACAGAATATGGGCAGTGGCCGCATGATGGGTTTCATAGATAATGTCGCGCCCGGAGCAGCGGATATTTTAAGTGAAAAAACCGAAGATGGTCAGGATTATGAGTGCAAAGCAGACGGAAAGCTTAGCCTGTTTATTTTTAAAACTATGATTGAACCTTATCTGGGCAAAGTCTCCTTTTTTAAGGTTTGCTCGGGAGAGATCAGTACAGGGATGGATATTGTAAATGCTCAAACCGGTGCTACCGAAAGGATCAACCAGTTATACATTATGGATGGTAACGAGCGTCATCCGGTACAAAAGCTTGTTGCAGGTGACATAGGAGCCACGGTAAAGCTTAAAGACAGCAGTACCAATCATACACTTAATGAAATAGGCCACGATGTTAAACTGGCTCCTATGGTTTTCCCCGAGCCCAGAATCAGAGTAGCGATTGTGGCAGAGAGTAAAAATGATGAAGAGAAACTGAGCGAAGTAATCAAAGACCTGCATGAAGAAGATCCTACCCTGAGTATTGAATTTTCAAACGAGCTCAAACAGCTTATATTATCAGCGCAGGGTGAGTTACATTTATCGATTACGCAATGGAGGCTGGAGCATGTGTACAATTTAAAAGTCCATTACGAAGACCCAAAAGTATCTTACAGAGAAACCATTCAAAAGCAAGCTACATCCGCTTACCGCCACAAAAAACAGTCAGGAGGAGCCGGTCAGTTTGCTGAAGTAACCATGACGATCCTGCCATACACTGAAGGTATGGATGACCCTCAGGGATTTAACATAAGAGACAAACAAGTAATTGACCTCAGCTGGGGAGGCAAGTTAGTTTTTTATAGTTGCATCGTAGGAGGCGTCATTGATGCTCGTTTTATGCCTTCTATACTAAAAGGGGTTATGGAGAAGATGGAAGATGGCCCTATCACTGGCTCTTATGCCCGTGATATTTGTGTGTTAGTGCATGATGGTAAAATGCATGCCGTTGACTCTAATGACATTTCTTTCAAGATAGCAGGCTTGCAGGCATTTAAAAAAGCTTTCTTAGAGGCAGAGCCAAAAATTATGGAACCTGTCAATGAACTGGAAGTAATGGTGCCAGAAGAACTTTTGGGAGAAGTGATGACTGACTTGCAAACTAGACGAGCGATTATTCAGGGTATTGACAGCAGAAATCAATATCAAATCATCAAAGCTAAAGTTCCGCTTAAGGAGATCACCCACTATTGTAGTGCTTTGAAATCCATTACGCAGGGTAGGGCTAGCTTTAGTACCAGTTTTTTTGAATTTGCGCCTGTTCCTTACGAATTACAAAAACAATTGATTGCTAATCAAATGCTTGTAGAAGCTTAAATAAAATTAAGGCTACCAAAATTGGTAGCCTTTTTATTTTTACTTGCAATATTTTTGCTGTTATTCAGCGCTTACATTAGATCCTATATTTCCTTGTGAAACAATGGTGGCCAGGTCTAATGGACTCAAGTGAACATTTATATATCCATCAAATTCTAACAGCTGAGCATAAGTAATGTCTTTATTGTTATTCTGAGCTACAATGCTGGTTCTGCTGATTCCGGTATCCCCATCAACATTGGTCAGGTCAATGGCTATTCCTCCTCCCTCTTCAACAGCGTTAAAATGTATGTGTGCCGGATGATTACCTAGTGCAGGAGTACCA
Proteins encoded:
- a CDS encoding elongation factor G, which translates into the protein MKVYDNQHIKNVVLLGSPKSGKTTLAETMLFEAGLLNRRGSVENHNTVSDFHEIEHQRENSIYATPLHTEWRGYKINIIDTPGLDDFIGEIVSSVRVADTCVLTINAQHGVEVGTEIIWNYIEQFQKPTIIAINHLDHNKADFDGALDSLKNSYGDAVALMQYPYNPGDGFNAIVDLLKMTMYKFPPDGGKPEKLPIPASEKEKATQLHNELVEKAAINDEKLMELYFEKGNLDEDELRQGLRVGMLKHDIFPVFCISAKQNMGSGRMMGFIDNVAPGAADILSEKTEDGQDYECKADGKLSLFIFKTMIEPYLGKVSFFKVCSGEISTGMDIVNAQTGATERINQLYIMDGNERHPVQKLVAGDIGATVKLKDSSTNHTLNEIGHDVKLAPMVFPEPRIRVAIVAESKNDEEKLSEVIKDLHEEDPTLSIEFSNELKQLILSAQGELHLSITQWRLEHVYNLKVHYEDPKVSYRETIQKQATSAYRHKKQSGGAGQFAEVTMTILPYTEGMDDPQGFNIRDKQVIDLSWGGKLVFYSCIVGGVIDARFMPSILKGVMEKMEDGPITGSYARDICVLVHDGKMHAVDSNDISFKIAGLQAFKKAFLEAEPKIMEPVNELEVMVPEELLGEVMTDLQTRRAIIQGIDSRNQYQIIKAKVPLKEITHYCSALKSITQGRASFSTSFFEFAPVPYELQKQLIANQMLVEA
- a CDS encoding acetylxylan esterase, coding for MLKKLNLIVILAFPLLVYAQPQQEMVQLIISPDHDDWVYKIGENADFHIQVLRNGNPIEDVELTYEIMPELMPVRVKETITLKKGQTKLKGGTLEEAGFLRCQASVEIDGKTYEGKASAAFEPLNIQPTVKEPDDFWEFWQSALEESSQIPLEPVISLMPERCTDKVNVYHVSFNNYNQRGKIYGILCVPKEEGKYPAILNVPGAGVRPYQGDIAMAEQGVITFQIGIHGIPVNLDREVYDNLRYGALNGYWTANLDDKDDYYYKRVYLGCVRAIDLIETLDKYNGKLALEGGSQGGALSVITTALDDRVQFYVSYYPALSDMSGYLHGRAGGWPHMFAEFKENPSEADPKEVETASYYDVVNFARHIKVPGYFSFGYNDHVCPPTTTYSVYNVVDAPKKLLVAQETAHWRFPEQTKKTDQWLLEQLDVKKTALK